Genomic window (Candidatus Eisenbacteria bacterium):
GTTCTGGAAGTCGGCGCGCCGCCTTCCATCCGGCGCTACATCGTCGAGAAGGGGTCGATCTGCGTCGATGGAGTCAGCCTGACGGTGGGCGCGGTGGGGCCGCGATGGTTCCGGGTCCATATCATCCCGGCGACGATCGAGAGGACGCTCATGGGCGCGTATCGGGCGGGCCGGAAAGTGAACATCGAGGTCGACTTGCTCGCGAAGTACGCGGAGGCTCTGCTTCGGGACGGGAGCGCTCTCCGCGGCGGCCGCTCGACGCGGGCGGCGATGATGGGGGAGGACGGGTGAGCGAAAGGGCGGCGGAGGTTTTCGCGACGGTCGAAGAGGCGGTGGAGGAGATCCGCGCAGGTCGGATGAT
Coding sequences:
- a CDS encoding riboflavin synthase, whose protein sequence is VLEVGAPPSIRRYIVEKGSICVDGVSLTVGAVGPRWFRVHIIPATIERTLMGAYRAGRKVNIEVDLLAKYAEALLRDGSALRGGRSTRAAMMGEDG